One genomic segment of Drosophila melanogaster chromosome 3L includes these proteins:
- the CG9205 gene encoding uncharacterized protein, isoform B, which translates to MESNLNRIIRESAKLKLCGQLSKYTNVMKGWQYRWFTVDAKTGSLSYYLCDSSTVGDDIAPSPHVLASAPRGQVQLAGAVVYPSDEDSRTFAIACASGDTVKLRANDARARQEWVDGLRAVVESHMKAMDISNSSPLPPRELLAASDAMVSARQALFLTEQCNASLARAIESIDCASFSPTDPDLLLLKAISTASTQCLHQCLGLLQRHQEINQPVAEAVPLVL; encoded by the exons ATGGAGAGCAACTTGAACAGGATCATTCGTGAATCGGCCAAACTGAAACTCTGCGGTCAGCTCAGCAAATACACCAATGTGATGAAGG GATGGCAGTACCGTTGGTTTACGGTGGACGCCAAGACAGGATCGCTGAGCTACTACCTGTGCGACTCGTCGACGGTGGGCGACGACATCGCGCCCTCGCCCCACGTCCTGGCCAGTGCTCCCAGGGGCCAGGTGCAGCTGGCCGGCGCAGTGGTGTACCCGAGTGACGAGGACTCTAGGACGTTCGCCATCGCCTGCGCCTCCGGCGATACGGTAAAGCTGAGGGCCAACGATGCCAGGGCCCGTCAGGAGTGGGTGGATGGCCTGCGGGCGGTGGTCGAGAGTCACATGAAGGCGATGGACATCAGCAACTCGTCGCCGCTTCCTCCGCGGGAATTGCTTGCCGCCTCCGATGCCATGGTTTCAGCGCGCCAAGCTCTGTTTCTCACGGAACAATG CAACGCTTCTCTGGCCAGGGCCATCGAGAGCATCGACTGCGCTTCCTTCTCGCCAACGGATCCCGATCTTCTTTTGCTCAAGGCGATCTCCACGGCCAGCACCCAGTGCCTGCACCAGTGCTTGGGATTACTGCAACGCCACCAGGAGATCAACCAGCCGGTGGCAGAGGCCGTGCCTCTTGTGCTTTGA